Within the Arachis duranensis cultivar V14167 chromosome 10, aradu.V14167.gnm2.J7QH, whole genome shotgun sequence genome, the region aaaaaattccatCAATGTCCTTCCAACCTCTTCAAAATCATCCACCCATTATTGATGTTTTATTTGCAAATTAAACCGcttcttaataaaaataattttttaaagaaaaactagaaaaatatattctaaTTTATCGGTAATGCTAAGAagaaaatattctaaaattacttaatttaatttaatttaatatttataattccAGTCatgtaatatttataattatatatttattatatttaatattatttatttaatttattattgtaataattaataaatataaaataaaataattttaaattgatttagatgatttttattgtctttaaaatattttttttaaattccttTGCACCATTTGACAACCTCAATGTGTTAAATTACTGTAGTGTTCTCTAATGAAGTGAAGGCAAAATAATTTTGGACGAAATGTTATGACTAAGCAATGAAAAATGATATGTAAGATGTGGTTTTAATTTAGGAGGATGCTTCTATAAAGAGGCATAaaacgttttttttttaatatttatgtgttttattattattggacgTATTAAtgaatcaattatttttaaattttttaacaaattagaataaaattgattttttttataacgataacaataaatttaattaatattcgaTCCGGTCGAACCGACTAATTTACATAACCTATTGGAtcatgatttttttgttttttctaaaacaaaaatcaaggatatatttgtctttttatcaaaaaatttagaCATGATTCGATTTAGATTGTATAAATCGATCAGATCAAATTGGATCTAATAATTATGGTGCGGACAAttggatttattattattgctataataaaccgattttgttctggtttattaaaaaataaattattaatcagTTTAATAAATATATCCAATAATATCATGATACAtgtaaatatcttttaaaaaaatatttttagtatctttattgaagtagttttctttaatttattgttggtcaaatttaagttaatttttttaacaaaaaaaattgaattgagaaTGACTAAACAAGCTAAATCAACcaattttttagaaataaaataaaacagttAATAACAAAAACACCCTTAATAAAAAATCAGTTGATTCAATTGATTTACTCAATCCTAGATTCTTAATTTAACCATTTTTCGTTCaccaaaaaatcaaatttaactaaaaaaaagttatatatcatattttcattgCTTGGTCATCACAGTACTTCATTCAAAAGCATTTTTACTCAGTTTCCTGGTAGTATCCACCTAAATTACCATAAAAGTTTTGAAGTGTAAATTGCAtgtaaactaaataaaaataacacaatttattggtattttctttcccgtcttttattttattataaaacaaaatataattacacTCTATTCCATAATACTATGTTCTGAAACTTATATTATTAACAAGATAATAAATcacaaataaaaatgaataaaatacaAGTTATCCTATCATTATTCAATTCCGAAATTGATCGAAAATCACACCAAGATTTTGACATCTCATATACAAGTTGATATATATTGATGTCCTTTTCGGCTTTTCCCCACTTGTAAATTTCTTGTAAGCTTTATTAAACTTTAGAATCATAGGAAACCAAAAGGGACGACATCATTGTTGAGTACAGTATTGGACTTgacttgtttttaattttttataggcAAGTAAAGTTTCTTATTATGAATTGAGACTCGATATATATCAccaattaagaaaagaaaagaaaaaatcattaCGTGTGTACTTGCAttgcaattttttaaattatataaatgaaTATAGGCTATTATTAGCTCTTTAAAAAGATTCGCTACTACAAGAATATTTGTTATTAACGATGGCTTTATTGTTaagattagtattttttttttggtgacttgttAAGATtagtattaaatttataatttaattaaagaatTATGTTATAAATTTAAGGGTAAGGTTGTTTTTAAAGAGAAGAGTAACGTTAGAATTAGTATTAAGCCTgtaactcaattaaaaaattatgtcataAATAAGACTATGAGATAATAGTGTCGATACGCATAATGTAATTGAAAATTCTAATTCCTTTCTTGATCCTAAAAAATCTCTATtctattctctttaatttttatataatttttatattttttaatacaataTCGTATCATTTATCCATGATTAAAGtgttaaaaattacttttaacgACAGTCAACGTAAAAAAATCTCATAAgtaattttcataaatattaCTGATAGTTCAAAATcattgataaaataaatttgtattaGCAACATCTTATTCATTGGTAATAAGATttaccaaaattaaattaaagaaaataaattatagttaCAAACATTTAAACTAtcagtaataattaataaatatttctaattgattaataatataattttactgCAGTTCAGCCACCGATaataatgtttcttttttttttgcagatcatattatttacattaataatatatattaactgTATAAATCAGAATAAAGAGATAACGAGTATATGAGATTATGTAcctcccttttattttctgttatttataGTATTATCTTCATATAACAGTTTCATGTCCTTTTAATTTACCTTGATGGtcatttaaataatttgatatgatTTTAATTCCTACAATTTGtacatttttctaaatttttgggATTATATTTCAATACTAAAGATTCCATATTAATATAACGATCTTTCTGAGTTTAAAAACCGTTTGTTTAACTTATTTCATGAGCCTTAGGACTAGTATAAAATAATGCCCCAAATTCAGATGATCATTTAAATTTATTCTCTTCCATAACCTACTTCACATGCATTTCTTCTCCATTTTCTCTACCTTCAattttgctatttttcttcaaattttcaacaCAACTTCTTACATATTTcaactttctttttcaaatatgtTTTACTTTCTCTCATTTTGATAAGAAAAAAGGATAACAAGAAGATAagaatttaaattgaataaaaaaaatattaaaattgaaataaaaataaaataaatagattgAAAGAGGAGGTGGGTGGTTGATGGCTTCTGAAAAGGGATGGAGTAAGAGAGCAATTACCTCCTTTCTAAGAGTTGGACTTTAAAGCTTCTGGGAAGGAGTAAATACCCATAGTCGTTTCTGATATTCACGCAAATACTTAATATAATCCTCAAGAGTCTGATTTTTTCATTGTAGTCCTCCAGATAGAGCTTCAAATACTCATAATGATCCCTAAGCATATTTTTGGTGATGAGTCATCACCGGAACACTTACGTGGCGTCGTTTTGCCTGACTGGAGCTAAGCTGGcttattttcaatttatacCCACATTGGTCCATCGTAGTTGGTGTTATTGTAGAAAGTCCCGTTCCTGCACGCTTCGCTCTCCCTCTTCCTCGCATTCTTCATTCTCCCAATTCTCTTCCTTTACATTCTCCAAACCTACATCCACCCCGATGCCCAACCCTCCACCTCCAACGGCCTTCGTGCTGCCATTCGCCACCCTAGCGCCCCCAAAGACCCTGCTCTCGACCTCAGAAAGCGCCCCAAGATTAAGGACAAACTCGATTTCGACTAGAAGAATGCCCAGATCTTCAAGCTCAGGTTCGACCATGCTCACCTGTGCATAATCACTACTTGTGCCTTGTGGATTATGGTACATTAGTAGTGGTGTATTGTGTGTGTGATATGGGAGAAACTTTGTTCTTCTAGTATTTTGCTTCTGATACTTTTGCTTTGTGTATTGTCAGCATGGAAGAGGCAAAGAAGAACATTTATGCCTTTAGCACCACCACCTACACAGGATTTCAGTGCACTGTTGATGAAGCAACATCTGAGAAATTCAAAGGTAATGTTTTACAATTCGTGCAGTTGTCTTTGTGGCCTTGTGTCGTTATttggtaaaatattttttgatcttCTTGGTCTAATTTATGATTGTTCCTCTTGTAGGATTGCCTGGTGTTCTTTGGGTGCTGCCAGACTCGTATATAGAtgttaaaaacaaagaatatgGAGGTTAAATTCGTTTATGAAAGAGGCACACAAGCTGTTCGACGAAATGCCCCAACGAAATGTTGTTTCATGGAAGACTTTGATATCTGCTTAGAAGCTCTCGATTTGTTTGACTCCATGAAAGTTATGTGTCCAAAACCAAACTATATAACAATGCTTAGGGTTCTATTTGCATGTAGTCATGCAGGGTTGGTAAATGAAGGCTGAAATTACTTTCGGTTTATGAAGAATGTTTATGGGATAGATCCTTAAACAGAGCAGTATAGTTGCATGCTTGATCTTCTTCGAAGAGCTGGGAAGCTTGATGACATGGTTAAGCTAATTCAGGAGATGAATTGTGAGCCGAATGTTGTAGCATGGAGGACTCTACTTTATGCTTGCAGAGCCCACCGGAATGTGGATTTAACCACATATGCTGCTAAAGAGCTTCTAAATTTAGATAGAAAATTTGCGGCTTGTTTTAATTTGTAACTTCTGCATCCATACAAAGTAGATGGCACTATGAATTTCCTCAACTAGTTTTTAGTTCCCACAAAGACTAAAGAAAGGGTGCATGGTTGTTGCTGTCTCTTAAAAAGTCTAAGATGTTGTATGGGCTTGTATATACATTTATGCATGCTATGTTTGAACTGTGACTTTTTAATGCCATTCTAGAAgtctaggattttctatagtATTGTTGAATTAATGATTTCCATGGTAATAATTGAAAGTAGTTTGAATTATCTTAGGTAAGTGGGTGGGATAGTGTGGTAGATTGTGGTCTTGATTTTCTTAAAAAGAACTTAaagagttattattattttacctTTAGCTTGGCAATAATTCCCTGTATCAATGATGATTGTCTCTTGAGATAATTATTTCTATAGTACCTCTTTATGTAtgttctttctgtttttgtagAATTTTCACCCTGCAACTTGATGTATCAATTTTTGTTTCACTTGTTCCAGGAAACCATTGATTAGGTTGGGTGCCAATATGCCTGCAAGAGCAGAGTGCATGGCCTAACGGAGTGATTTCGATTAATACACAACCGTTGGAATCAGCCATTTGACCCCTTATCACAATGGACAGACTAGCGATGTTGttctatattttgaaaattattgacATCTTGCAAGACTCTGATATCAGCAAGAAGCTGGAGCATGCGATGAAGAGAgcgatgaagaagaagaagagatgaagtttacGAAAATTTGGGAATTTAGGGTTAGATATAAAGGGAGGGACCAACGTGGGTACAAATTGGAAATTGGCCAGCTCAGATAGCCGTTGGACCCATCCAGTGTGGCAAACAGAGGCCACGTCAGTGCTCCGGTGATGACTCATCATCATAAATATGCACAGGGACCACTTTGAGTGCTCGGAGCTCTATCTGAAGGactaaaatacaaaaatcaaGATATTGAGAATTACATTGAGTATTTGCGCAAATCTCATAAATGACTATGGGTATTTACTCTTTTGGGAAAGGATGGAGTGGGAGTGCAATTATTCCTTTCCCATAGTTGGACTTTACTAGAGACATAGTCCAAGCCCAAATCCAATCTAAATTCAATCAGAGTATGTTTTTTCTACATTTTATCTATCAAGCTAAATTGGGCTCAATAtgaaaagacaaaaattatATTGGATTCTCACTAAAAATTCTCACTATAAAAACTGACTTAAAGATTCCGAGGacaaagagttggaaatggacCCTTACTTGAGGGAATAAAGTGTGATATCTtgccattaattttataagtgggacaaaaaataaatatgagagagaataaTGAAGAGTTAGATTAAATAATTGACACCATCCAATTTTTCTCCACCGGAGAGGATCTGCTCCCCAAAGAGTTAAACCATTGCATTACCAAACCAGATAAAATAACTGGAAAAGCCTTGCATCAAATTGCATCCTCCATACCTtccaaatttattttagttttggaTGTCGCAAGGTGTTTCTTGGATCAGTTGTTCCATCGTACTTCATGTCAGTGAgcttatcaaaattttttgccAGACAAACTCACAAGACCTTAGAAGAAAAGGGTGTCTTGCTTATCACTACAGGGTCATGATGATCGAGTTGCCTTTTTGGGTCCCAACTTTTCGAGGAGAGTGACCTCTCCCTTCTAAGTTGAAAGGAGTTAAAAATCGCTTTTGATATTCTTGTAGCATCTTTAACACGTCCTCTGTCCTCCCTTGGGGTTGTCCTTCCTCATTTTCCGGCGTGTCAAGAAGTTGAATTCTCCCGCAATTTTGATTCAGCTTCTTGACTTTTTgttctttgaatttttgaacACTGAGACTTCTAAACTTCTTGCACTTGTCTTTCTCCATCatgttcttaaaaaaaattaatatatagatcaattcttaatatttttttccatcagacataatagttttttatttattttctgttatgaCTCGTTAAATTCTTTAagtatttattagaaaaaatattagtaaatattataataaaattaacttttaaagtTAAGTTAAACCTATTTGATTAGTCACAAAATAAAcctattttatttctaatatagttttttttcaaaaataagtgtTATTGAATCATTCTCACTACATACACCAtttcaaattcaacaaaaagAGATGTACTAAGTTTCATATTctcttaaattaaaagcatattattattgtttatttagTTTCATGTCTTATTGTTTGTAAGTTTCATTTTGTTATGTTGAGTGTTCTCTAACTCCGAGCGAAATATGTCTTTCATTAAATGGTCCAAACATTGATTATATACATGTGTACGCACTATGTAAGATTAAAAGTAGATATACTCATACAATTATTATCGCTGAATGCGCATTCATCATTAGTATCAATTACaccacataaaaaaataaaataaaattattattattattatttgcacAATAATTCTGtaccataatttttttacatttttagacaaaaataataatacatttATTCGTTAGATTCttatgtatgtatttataatataaaaaagtttttgcataaaaaatataaaaagtaataatcAAAGTTATTCTTCTTAACTTGATCACCAAATTATCAATTAACTCAAAAAGCTAACTAATTTTTTACTTCATATTTAGACAAACTTAACATACGCATCCATATGGCACatacatattatttttatttgatttataataTGTGGAAAACcatgttaacaaaaaaaaaaagtgtgtcAAATTTGCAACTTAATTCTATATACATAATGTTAAATTGTCAACAAAAATTCGACAATGTCCTATTTTAAAATACGCATCCATGTGGCAtatacatattatttttctttgatttataaTGTGTGCAAAAATtatgttaacaaaaaaaatgtgtCAAATTGCAACTTAATTCCATATGCATAATGTTAAATCGTCAACAAGAATTCGACAATGtcctattttaaaaaacatgcttatattaaaaaaatgttttaattttgattttaaagcATTATTAttcagctttttttttttttaccaaagataggAAAATTCGAACCCGCAATGTCGAAGTGAGTATGAGaagactatgtcatttgagGTATAGCTCGTTGGCAAACATCATTATTCACTTTACTTGtttctaacaaaaaaattgtatcaataTGCTATATCGTCATTCAAATGCACAAAGCtaagctaataataataaaggttgacatatagtaaaagtaaaataaacgGAGAAACTGTtatatctaacaaaaaaaaaacgttagagattgatttgtgtattaatttttttggaactaaaatattagtttttaaaatccttGAGAACTGATTTGAGTAATTATTTCACTGGAAAATAGATTGAAAACTGATTTGTTTACTGGaataaaacattaaagattgatcagtattttttttagagactaaaatatttatttttaaaatttttagcgACTGATAtggataattattttttttagaaaaaagcaAATTCTTTGGTGTTTTTAGAAAAAGGCAAATTCTTTGGTGTCAAATTTGTTAAACTTGGCAAATTCTGTGGTGCCTATAATTTTGGTGTCGAAATTACCGAACTTGCCTTTTATGgtaagttttaaatattaaaaaattatttacttttatattttttaatttaaatattaactttgattttttttaataaattagataattatatatagacacCATAAAATCCACCTTTTACAAATCTCatctataaacgagataagtatCAAACCAGTGTAAACTGTAAACAAAACATGTTCCTACTATAAACAAAGtgtgtaataaaataaaaacataaatattctcAAGTTTGTATATCTtagtaaataatttattttgtttgtttaaaaaaaatcttcacAACAACGttctttatttaaataaaaattattattttcaatttttgtaatttcaaaaatttgccATTCTATGCCTGCTTAGTGTATTTCACTGACAAGAcaacaaaataattacaaatcaTTGGCATCTAAAGGATTAATATTAGAACTATTATTAGGACTTCTGAATGTAAGTTATacatcttccttttttttcatttcattagtttttaaacCTAAATTCTCACATTCTGCCCAAATTTATCACTAAGATACTCTTAATAGCTTGATAACTTGCAACTCCAAATGAAGTTAATGAATTTGTGTGAAATAAATGTATGGATATTACAACAAGTAATTTGTACAACAGTTCTAGGAATCTCTTGAACTGATAGTGATGCCATTGCATTTGTGATCAGCAACATAAAAGTGGTGTTTCACTCTCAAGAAATATAAAAGTCATGTTATGTCTACAGATATATAAGAACAAAACCATGAGCAGCATTGTTGTGCATGGCACCTTTTCCATTAACCAATCCCACAAATACCACGAATATTTCGGAGCTCATACAGTCATCGGCTGCTTCGTAACTATCGAAGCAAATCGATCCCAGCAACAGATTCATCCTTTAACCCTGGCATTGGCACAGAATGGTATAGAACAACACAAACTTTGAGAATTACCAGCCATAATCAGAGATACCACACCAAATGTGGGCATCCAAAGACAATATGTAGCAGAGAAACAGAAAAATGGTAAATTACGCTGAGCTCCTTGACACGAGACTCAGGAGGTAAGCATCAcattatataaaatacatgaaTATTGAGGGTCATATAAAAGGACAGCCGGTGCACAAACATCCTGCGACCAGCGTTAATGCAAGGTCCAGAGAAAGGCCACATCCAAAGGGAGTAATATAAGCAGCCTGAGCCGATAATTATATCAGTGGCCGATTCCACGGTTTGAACCCGTGATCTTGAAGTCACACGGAGACAACTCAGTCGTTGCTCCAAGGATCCCCTTCATTGAGCATGGTATAAAATATACTCTATTTCCCCTTTGGGTACCAAAGGACTCCTTTGCATCTCCAAAGAAGTCTTTCACTTTATCAAGTACGGTTTTTAGCTTATCCGGTGTTGGAAGCTTCAAAATGGACATGCAAACCACAATACATGTTAGAGGAAAATCATCAACAGATtttgttagttaatttttttggaacattaagttctaaaaatattaaaagtaggAAGTATATGGCTATATGGTTCAATGTAAAATACTAAAATCATTTCAACACGTTTCATCTCCAAAAAAGGCTCTTATGCAAGAAAACATGTTAGAATAAGTCTATTCATGTGCTTCCATttgacaatttaaaattttggggGAAAGTGATTTAATAATCATGACACATACAGTTTGTAATATACTCTCTGGCAATCATTGATCTACTTGCTTAAACCTAAATCTTTGAGTGTTAATGATGTTTCCGATTTTTTGCAAATCCATCAATACAAACAACTAGGATCCTCACTTTCCATCTTTAAGAACATGTGCTATCTAATCTAATGCAGGaagattgaaaattttgatgaaaatacCAAAGTACTCTGTTCAAGAAACATTAAGAATGATAACATCAATaacagtagtagtagtagtagtaaagAAAATCTTGTGAATGTTCACCTCAACAACATCCGACGTAGAAAGTGCAGCTCTTATATTGTTATTCTCCTGCAAATTCAGCACATTGATAAGTTAGATAAACAAGCAGGACTCTTCCTTTCAAAGATTGTAAGATGTTCACTTCCAACACTAGAAATATTTAAAGATGGCCTTAAAATATTGAGGCATATAAACAAAGTATAAGGACATTACAACAAGTTTGTAGCCGTATCTGAAATCAGTGGCGTCCCGCAGCACAGCATGCTGCTTGAATGCAGTTTTCTGTATCTCCTTCTCATCCTATTTAAATTCAAACATGCAATCAGCAATGAAGAAAGCATATTGCAATTAAGCATAGAGGAAACTGAAGGGGTTTTAAGAGTAGTTGTGAGTTCATTTTACTACCAGACACAATGAATTGAGGTTTCGAAGGGGCAAAAAAGGGTCATAAGTGTAAAACAGACTCATATAGTTACTTGTTGAACCCTTCTCTTTCTCCCCCCTGCTAAAATCTCAGCTCACAATCACGCTTTAGAGGGCGGAACCGCAAGTCAAACTTGGAAAAAGATTCATTAAGAAGTCAAGAGTTGAGGGTTCAGAATGTCATAACAATCCACTTCAAAATACATTATTCTGCTTTACTTAGGTTAGTTAAGATCCTATAACTCAGCACCATGCACGAGGGAGAAGCCTTCATGCCTATACAGTTTTATAACaaaccaactaactaattgCTAGGTTATGTAACTAACACACTTGAATTAACCTCTAACTAACTCAACTAACTCAAGTTGCACATAGAAAAATGCTCCACAGCAAAATAATCAATCAAACCTGCCATGCCAGAATAACAGAAGCATAATGAAACTTCTATTAACATCAAATATGTAAAGGTGAATTCTATGGTGCCTATaacttggtgtttaacttttgtctaatttattttttttatcgcAAATTTTGAATATCTAATAATATTTACACCgccaaattttataataataaataaataaataaataaataaaaggaaaaaatgacTTACTTTGTAAATAACTGCTGCAAGATTTCTATCAAGTGtatctttgtatatatactTGCCAAGAAAATTATCCTTTGCTGCAACCATGATTTTGGCAGTGGTGCCACCCGTTACTATGCTGAGAGGGTACCATATGTACAGCTAAAAATAATGACACATAAGTTATTTAATTGAAGAAATGGAAAAGAGTATTAgttaattaaagaaataaaataaaatgaattacGTCAGCCATGCGAATGAAGATAACGAATTTGGGGTTTCCATCGTCCTCGAGCTTGGGCAAGGGAGGAGGAGGGGTTCGCTGATACTGGCGAGCCATCATTCCCTTTTTACCCTTGGCTTCAACAACGAAGAATGCGCTGCGTCGTTGAGGAGGCTTGGGGGTATTTCGGGAAGTAAAAAGAGAGTGCCTAATTGGTGAAGCTGAAGCTTCGTCGTGGAGGTTGAGCCTTGAAGCTGAACTCGACGGAGGAAGCCGTACGAGCGCGTTCAGTGACATCGCCACTTCCATTCTTTTGAAACTAACTAAACAGTTGTGATGGTTGATACTTGATAGTATTAGTATTGATGGATAGGATTAGAAAATAGAAGCTTCACTGCTTCTAGACTCCCCACTACAGAAGGCCCTTTTCTTAtccatttattctttttatttttaatttatctttctttacattcttattaataaattaaggaAAAACCCAAAACATATGGTTTTAAATAAAGAATTGTTTTGATGCACTGTTaggaaaataattttacatatgaatttaattatatattatgtctcaacaaaaataattatattttatattcaaaggACATATATGATTGAGCaacttaataaaaatagtttatactattttaactttttctttaGGTTTTTAGAATTTAGCTTATCtaaaattagagaaaataacAGGTTAGTAATCtatgaatttataatttcaattatttgtgagatttgttatttttatttagtgtctcattttataaatcttttcattaaaaatccaacttTTCATTTACATacaattatattatatgtattaaaaaaatttatcacNNNNNNNNNNNNNNNNNNNNNNNNNNNNNNNNNNNNNNNNNNNNNNNNNNNNNNNNNNNNNNNNNNNNNNNNNNNNNNNNNNNNNNNNNNNNNNNNNNNNNNNNNNNNNNNNNNNNNNNNNNNNNNNNNNNNNNNNNNNNNNNNNNNNNNNNNNNNNNNNNNNNNNNNNNNNNNNNNNNNNNNNNNNNNNNNNNNNNNNNNNNNNNNNNNNNNNNNNNNNNNNNNNNNNNNNNNNNNNNNNNNNNNNNNNNNNNNNNNNNNNNNNNNNNNNNNNNNNNNNNNNNNNNNNNNNNNNNNNNNNNNNNNNNNNNNNNNNNNNNNNNNNNN harbors:
- the LOC107468935 gene encoding protein HHL1, chloroplastic, with translation MEVAMSLNALVRLPPSSSASRLNLHDEASASPIRHSLFTSRNTPKPPQRRSAFFVVEAKGKKGMMARQYQRTPPPPLPKLEDDGNPKFVIFIRMADLYIWYPLSIVTGGTTAKIMVAAKDNFLGKYIYKDTLDRNLAAVIYKDEKEIQKTAFKQHAVLRDATDFRYGYKLVENNNIRAALSTSDVVELPTPDKLKTVLDKVKDFFGDAKESFGTQRGNRVYFIPCSMKGILGATTELSPCDFKITGSNRGIGH